A window of Pyxidicoccus xibeiensis genomic DNA:
GGCCCTCGAAGAAGGTGGCGCCCATGCGCGTCAGCCGCCGGGTGATGTCGCTCTCCTTCAAGTCGGAGCCGGACACGCGGTAGCCCAGGTTGAGCAGCACCTCGGCGATGCCGCTCATGCCGATGCCGCCGATGCCCACGAAGTGCACCTGCGCGGCATGGCGCGTCTTGAAGAGGCTGGCCGGCTTGTTCTTCGTCACGAGTGGCTCCTGGGCGCCTTCTTCGGCTCGCTGGGGGCGCGCTCCCTACCATTGGGGCCCCACGTCTGCACCATCAGGTCGACGCAAACGTCCGCCAGCTCCTTCGCGGCCTCCGGACGGCCCAGCAGGCCCGCCTTCTTCTCCATGTTCTTGAGCTTCGCGGGGTCGCTCTTCAGGGTGCGGAGGGTCTCCGCCAGCTTCGCCCCGGTGAGCTCCGCCTCGCGGAACATCAGCGCCGCGCCCGCGTCCACCAGCGCCTTCGCATTCACGGCCTGGTGGTCATCCGTGGCGTGCGGAAAGGGGATGAGGATGCTGGCCTTCTTGCAGACCGTCAGCTCCGCGAGCGTGGTGGCGCCGGCGCGACAGACGACGAGGTCCGCCTTCGCGTACGCGCTCGACATGTCGTCGATGAACTCCACCACGTCCGCCTGGAAGCCCTTGTCGGCGTAGCCCTTGCGCACCTGCTCCAGGTCGTTCTTCCCCGTCTGGTGGACGAAGTGCAGCCCGTCCTTCAGGTCGCCCAGGGAGTCCAGCGCCTCGAGCATCCGCTGGTTGATGCCGCGCGCGCCCAGGCTGCCGCCGAAGACGAGCAGCGAGAAGCGCTCGTGCGCCACGTGGCTGCGCAGGTAGTTGTCCATCAGCTTGCGGCGGATGGGGTTGCCGATGAGCTGCACCTTCTTCTCGGGGAAGAACTGGCGCGCGCCCTCGAAGGCCGTGAAGACCACGCGCACCACCTTGCCCAGCAGCTTGTTGGTGAGGCCGGGCAGCGCGTTCTGCTCCTGGATGGCGGTGGGGATGCCCATCAGCCACGCCGCCAGCACCACCGGCCCGCTGGCATAGCCGCCCACGCCCACCACCACGTCCGGCTTCTGGCGGGCGAGGATGCGGAAGGACTCGATGAAGGCCAGCGGCAGCGCGATGAGCGCCTTGAGGAAGGCGAGGAGGCTCTTGCCCTTGAGGCCCTGCACCTTCACCAGCTCCAGCGGGTAGCCCTCCTTGGGCACCACGCGGGCTTCCAGGCCGCGCTCGGTGCCCACGAAGACCACCTCGTTGCCGTGGTGGCGCGTCGTCACCTCCTCCGCCAGGGCGATGCCCGGGAAGAGGTGGCCGCCGGTGCCGCCGCCCGCGATGAGGACCTTCACGCCGTCACCTCCCGCATGTCCGTGCCCGCCCGGGCGGTGCGCGGCGCCCCCTGGGTATTCGCGCTCAGGGACAGCAGCACCCCGGCCGCCCCCATCAGCACCACCAGCGACGTGCCGCCGTAGGAGACGAACGGCAGCGTCAGCCCCTTCGTCGGCAGCAGGCCCATGGCCACGCACATGTTCACCGTGGCCTGGAAGGCGATGATGGAGGTGATGCCCAGCCCCAGGTAGGTGCCGAACGTCTCCCCCGCCGCCAGGCTGGCCTTCACGCCGCGCCAGAGGACGATTCCGTACAGCGTCACCAGCAGCCCCACGCCCACCAGGCCCGTCTCCTCTCCGAGGATGGAGAAGATGAAGTCGGTGTGGGCCTCCGGCAGGAAGAAGAGCTTCTGCCGCCCGTCTCCCAGCCCGAGCCCCGACACGCCGCCCGAGCCGATGGACATCAGGGACTCCGCCACCTGGTAGCCCACGTCGTGCCGGTGCGCCCACGGGTCCAGGAAGGCGAGGATGCGCTTCATGCGGTACGGGCTGGAGGCGATGGCCACGTACGCCAGCGGCAGCGCCAGCAGCACCATGCCCACCAGGTAGCTCAGCTTCGCGCCAGCCGCGAAGAGCAGCACGAAGAGCATGAACACCAGCAGCACGCTGCTGCCGAAGTCCGGCTGCAGCATGCACAGCATCACCAGCAGGCCGCACAGGGCCAGGTGGGGCAGGAAGCCCACGGAGAACGTCGCCACCTTCTCGCGCTTCTTCGCCAGCGAGTAGGACAGGTAGACGACCCACGCGAACTTGGCGATTTCGGCGGGCTGCAGGCCGAAGCCCGGCAGGCGAATCCACCGGCGCGCGCCGCCCGCCGTGGAGCCGATGCCGGGAATGGCCACCAGCACCAGCAGGACGATGGCCACCAGCAGCAGCGGGTACGCCCAGCGCGCCAGCTTCCGCCAGCCCACCTTCATGGCCACGGCCATGGCGACGAGCCCCATGCCGGCC
This region includes:
- the ftsW gene encoding putative lipid II flippase FtsW codes for the protein MKTSPPTAAPVRFDPLLLGAVLALVTLGLVMVYSASAVLAQDKQGDSLYFLKRQLTAAGMGLVAMAVAMKVGWRKLARWAYPLLLVAIVLLVLVAIPGIGSTAGGARRWIRLPGFGLQPAEIAKFAWVVYLSYSLAKKREKVATFSVGFLPHLALCGLLVMLCMLQPDFGSSVLLVFMLFVLLFAAGAKLSYLVGMVLLALPLAYVAIASSPYRMKRILAFLDPWAHRHDVGYQVAESLMSIGSGGVSGLGLGDGRQKLFFLPEAHTDFIFSILGEETGLVGVGLLVTLYGIVLWRGVKASLAAGETFGTYLGLGITSIIAFQATVNMCVAMGLLPTKGLTLPFVSYGGTSLVVLMGAAGVLLSLSANTQGAPRTARAGTDMREVTA
- the murG gene encoding undecaprenyldiphospho-muramoylpentapeptide beta-N-acetylglucosaminyltransferase, producing the protein MKVLIAGGGTGGHLFPGIALAEEVTTRHHGNEVVFVGTERGLEARVVPKEGYPLELVKVQGLKGKSLLAFLKALIALPLAFIESFRILARQKPDVVVGVGGYASGPVVLAAWLMGIPTAIQEQNALPGLTNKLLGKVVRVVFTAFEGARQFFPEKKVQLIGNPIRRKLMDNYLRSHVAHERFSLLVFGGSLGARGINQRMLEALDSLGDLKDGLHFVHQTGKNDLEQVRKGYADKGFQADVVEFIDDMSSAYAKADLVVCRAGATTLAELTVCKKASILIPFPHATDDHQAVNAKALVDAGAALMFREAELTGAKLAETLRTLKSDPAKLKNMEKKAGLLGRPEAAKELADVCVDLMVQTWGPNGRERAPSEPKKAPRSHS